One segment of Xanthomonas oryzae pv. oryzae DNA contains the following:
- a CDS encoding thymidine kinase, with protein MAKLYFYYSAMNAGKTTTLLQSAHNYRERGMRTLILTPKLDHRAGSGMVASRIGLRADGRIFERDTGLQQLVERDIHNDGALHCVLVDEAQFLSRAQVWQLSEVVDRLRVPVLCYGLRTDFRGELFEGSQFLLAWADELEEIKTICHSGSKATMTVRVDAQGHAVQDGPQVEIGGNERYVSVSRAEFKKIMRGEGRIDPLQIALPLPVA; from the coding sequence ATGGCCAAGCTCTATTTCTACTATTCGGCAATGAATGCCGGCAAGACCACCACCTTGCTGCAGTCTGCGCACAACTACCGCGAGCGCGGCATGCGCACGCTGATCCTGACGCCCAAGCTCGATCACCGCGCCGGTAGCGGCATGGTGGCCTCGCGGATCGGCCTACGCGCGGACGGGCGCATTTTCGAGCGCGATACCGGGTTGCAGCAGTTGGTCGAGCGCGATATCCACAACGACGGTGCATTGCACTGCGTGCTGGTGGACGAGGCGCAATTCCTCAGCCGGGCGCAGGTGTGGCAGCTGAGCGAGGTGGTCGACCGCCTGCGCGTTCCGGTGCTGTGCTATGGCCTGCGCACCGATTTTCGCGGTGAACTGTTCGAAGGCAGCCAGTTTCTGCTGGCCTGGGCCGACGAGCTGGAAGAGATCAAGACCATTTGCCACAGCGGCAGCAAGGCGACCATGACGGTGCGTGTGGACGCGCAGGGGCACGCGGTGCAGGACGGCCCGCAGGTGGAGATCGGCGGCAACGAGCGCTATGTCTCGGTCAGCCGCGCCGAGTTCAAGAAAATCATGCGCGGCGAGGGCCGTATCGATCCACTGCAGATCGCCTTACCGCTGCCGGTTGCCTAG
- a CDS encoding UvrD-helicase domain-containing protein translates to MFGLNPPQSAAVLHCEGPLLVLAGAGSGKTRVIVEKIAHLIAIGRYPAKRIAAITFTNKSAKEMGERVAKRIRGDGADGLTICTFHALGLKFLQIEHAAAGLKRGFSIFDSDDAAAQIKDLMHGAKPDAIEDAKNLISRAKNAGLSPEQAMVAARSNREKEAASLYERYQARLTTFNAVDFDDLIRLPVQILEANEDIVMGWRERIGYLLVDECQDTNDAQYRLLKMLAGPRGNFTCVGDDDQSIYAWRGANPENLQQMARDYPALKIIKLEQNYRCSNRVLRAANALIAHNPHEHLKTLWSDQADGERIRVWECRDSEHEAEKVAAEISFLGTAKQVPWSDFCILFRGNFQSRPLEKALQLLRVPYHLTGGTAFLERQEVKDLLSWLRLIVNPDDDVAFLRAVQSPKREVGATSLARLAELASAKSVPMSRAAESMGALQHLPPRAANGLSAFTDIVRDMREHSASMPAGELVRTLAEKSGLLNDLRNQSKDETGFQRRKRNLDELAEWFEGGPRGASASDLAAQLALLSRNDKDDGGNQVRMMTMHASKGLEFRYVFIVGCEDGVLPHEVSLEEGNLQEERRLLYVGITRAKEQLWMSHSKLTRKFGEHVRLKPSRFFDEIPAEELQRDGADPVADAERKKERASAGLAAIQALFD, encoded by the coding sequence ATGTTCGGACTCAATCCCCCGCAAAGCGCCGCGGTGCTGCACTGTGAAGGTCCCTTGTTGGTGCTGGCCGGCGCCGGCAGCGGCAAGACGCGCGTGATCGTGGAAAAGATCGCGCATCTGATCGCCATCGGCCGCTATCCGGCCAAGCGCATCGCCGCGATCACCTTCACCAACAAATCCGCCAAGGAAATGGGCGAGCGTGTGGCCAAGCGCATCCGCGGCGACGGTGCCGACGGCCTGACCATCTGCACCTTCCACGCGCTGGGCCTGAAGTTCCTGCAGATCGAGCACGCCGCCGCCGGTTTGAAGCGCGGCTTTTCGATCTTCGATTCCGACGATGCCGCCGCGCAGATCAAGGACCTGATGCATGGTGCCAAGCCCGATGCGATCGAAGATGCCAAGAACCTGATCTCGCGCGCCAAGAACGCCGGCCTGTCGCCCGAGCAGGCGATGGTGGCGGCACGCAGCAACCGCGAAAAAGAAGCGGCCAGCTTGTACGAGCGCTACCAGGCGCGGTTGACCACCTTCAACGCAGTGGATTTCGATGACCTGATCCGCCTGCCGGTGCAGATTCTGGAAGCAAACGAAGACATCGTGATGGGCTGGCGCGAGCGCATCGGCTATTTGCTGGTGGACGAGTGCCAGGACACCAACGATGCGCAGTACCGCCTGCTGAAGATGCTGGCCGGGCCGCGCGGCAACTTCACCTGCGTGGGCGATGACGACCAGAGTATCTACGCGTGGCGCGGCGCCAATCCGGAAAACCTGCAGCAGATGGCGCGCGATTATCCGGCGCTGAAAATCATCAAGCTGGAGCAGAACTACCGCTGCTCCAATCGTGTGCTGCGTGCGGCCAATGCGTTGATCGCGCACAACCCACACGAGCATTTGAAGACACTGTGGAGCGACCAGGCCGACGGCGAGCGCATCCGCGTGTGGGAATGCCGCGACAGCGAGCACGAGGCCGAAAAGGTTGCTGCGGAGATTTCGTTCCTTGGCACCGCCAAGCAGGTGCCGTGGAGCGATTTCTGCATTCTGTTCCGTGGAAATTTTCAGTCGCGGCCGCTGGAAAAAGCGCTGCAGCTGTTGCGCGTGCCGTATCACCTGACTGGTGGTACCGCGTTTCTGGAGCGGCAGGAGGTCAAGGATCTGCTGTCGTGGTTGCGGTTGATCGTCAACCCGGACGACGATGTGGCGTTCTTGCGTGCGGTGCAATCGCCCAAGCGCGAAGTCGGTGCGACCTCGCTGGCGCGTCTGGCCGAGTTGGCCAGCGCCAAATCGGTGCCGATGTCGCGCGCGGCCGAGTCGATGGGCGCCTTGCAGCACCTGCCGCCCCGCGCCGCCAATGGGTTGAGTGCCTTTACCGACATCGTGCGCGACATGCGCGAGCACTCGGCCAGCATGCCGGCCGGCGAACTGGTGCGCACGCTCGCGGAAAAATCCGGACTGCTCAACGACCTGCGCAATCAGTCCAAGGACGAAACCGGCTTCCAGCGGCGCAAGCGCAATCTGGACGAGTTGGCCGAGTGGTTCGAAGGCGGCCCGCGTGGTGCAAGCGCCAGCGATCTGGCTGCGCAGCTGGCGCTGCTGTCGCGCAACGACAAGGACGATGGCGGCAACCAGGTGCGCATGATGACCATGCATGCGTCCAAGGGTCTGGAGTTCCGCTATGTGTTCATCGTCGGCTGCGAGGACGGCGTGCTGCCGCACGAAGTGAGCCTGGAAGAAGGCAATCTGCAGGAAGAACGCCGTTTGTTGTACGTGGGCATCACCCGCGCCAAGGAGCAGTTGTGGATGAGCCACAGCAAGCTGACGCGCAAGTTCGGCGAGCATGTGCGACTGAAGCCGAGCCGGTTTTTCGATGAAATTCCTGCCGAAGAACTGCAGCGCGATGGCGCCGACCCGGTGGCCGACGCTGAGCGCAAGAAAGAACGCGCCAGTGCGGGATTGGCTGCGATCCAGGCATTGTTCGACTGA